In the genome of Marispirochaeta sp., one region contains:
- a CDS encoding TRAP transporter large permease, producing MLTLLIFIVLLVLILLNIPIAVAMGVTAIIFFVGLGQGSSLTMLAQRMYYGTTGFTLLAVPFFILAGNLMNSGGITNRIFRFARALVGHIPGGLGQVSVISSVIFSGMSGSAVADAAGLGQIEQKAMIDDGYDPVVAASMVASSSIIGPIIPPSIPFVFFGALTAVSVPRLFMAGFIPGFIMAAAMMMIIAVMAKPRGFPRSKRAGLKELLLSFTSAFFPLMTPVIIIGGILSGLFTPTEASVVACIYAIILGFIYKDLKVRDLPGIFWDTIKASAGLLFIMAVANFFGWFVMYQQIPNKLIASLAAVGASGSGVMAIIIAVVLILGLFMEGNAILFITIPIFLPIVTMYGFDLINLGVVLTLLIMVGNLTPPVGMCLFAVAGHAHVPILKLGKECLPYVIGALIITIIMAYVPQISTFLPNLIMGIE from the coding sequence ATGCTGACCTTGTTGATTTTCATTGTATTACTTGTTTTGATTCTTCTGAATATACCTATTGCCGTAGCTATGGGAGTTACTGCGATTATATTTTTCGTCGGATTAGGTCAAGGAAGTTCTCTGACCATGCTCGCGCAAAGAATGTATTACGGTACTACCGGTTTTACCCTGCTTGCCGTTCCTTTTTTTATCCTGGCGGGCAATCTTATGAACTCCGGTGGAATAACAAATAGGATTTTTCGTTTTGCACGAGCACTTGTCGGGCATATTCCAGGCGGACTGGGGCAGGTATCTGTGATATCATCGGTCATATTCTCGGGAATGTCGGGTTCTGCAGTCGCCGATGCTGCAGGGTTAGGGCAGATTGAACAAAAAGCGATGATAGACGACGGTTACGACCCTGTCGTAGCCGCTTCCATGGTTGCCTCATCTTCCATTATCGGACCGATTATTCCACCATCCATTCCCTTTGTTTTCTTTGGCGCATTAACAGCCGTTTCTGTTCCGCGGTTGTTTATGGCCGGCTTTATTCCGGGATTTATCATGGCCGCTGCGATGATGATGATCATAGCTGTTATGGCAAAGCCAAGAGGGTTTCCGAGAAGTAAGAGAGCCGGTCTGAAAGAATTGTTGCTGTCGTTTACCTCTGCGTTTTTTCCGCTTATGACTCCTGTTATTATAATAGGCGGTATACTGTCCGGTCTTTTTACTCCAACGGAAGCTTCGGTTGTAGCGTGTATTTATGCAATAATTCTTGGTTTTATTTACAAGGATTTGAAAGTAAGGGATCTTCCCGGCATTTTCTGGGATACGATTAAAGCTTCTGCCGGACTGTTATTCATCATGGCTGTGGCTAATTTCTTTGGATGGTTTGTTATGTACCAGCAGATACCGAACAAATTGATTGCATCCCTCGCAGCAGTAGGTGCTTCCGGATCCGGTGTAATGGCTATTATCATTGCGGTTGTTCTAATTCTTGGACTGTTCATGGAAGGGAATGCGATACTTTTTATTACGATTCCCATTTTTCTTCCTATTGTAACCATGTACGGTTTTGATTTGATAAATCTGGGGGTGGTCCTTACTTTATTGATAATGGTTGGAAATCTGACTCCTCCGGTCGGAATGTGCCTGTTTGCCGTAGCCGGACATGCCCACGTACCCATTTTGAAATTAGGGAAGGAATGCCTACCGTACGTAATAGGGGCCTTAATTATAACAATTATTATGGCATATGTACCTCAGATTTCTACATTCTTGCCTAATCTTATAATGGGGATTGAATAG
- a CDS encoding TRAP transporter substrate-binding protein: protein MKKIVVIALLIVITGYVFAAGKSEAGAGGAVEIKFAHYLAESHPAHDAALAFAKAVNERTDGIVTVTIFPNSMLGNSQELVEQTTNGALDLVIPTEPAIAKYVKKFNMVGAPFAFKDYAATDKLFAGDFIKWVTPDLEDVGLKYLARWEYGFRNYTTSVHQINTPADMQGLKIRTPPDFVNSATVKALGGVSQTIAFTELPMALKQGVVDGQENPIATILTNKMYETQKYLSMVNYTYNSTHLLMNIDKFKSLSAKQQKIILEEAEKAGLAMQKAVREKEADQIKELEAQGMEVAYPDTKPFITAAAPVYEELKAQVGEADFDYYMDLLGKSRR, encoded by the coding sequence ATGAAAAAAATCGTAGTTATCGCATTATTAATTGTGATTACCGGTTATGTATTTGCTGCCGGTAAGTCCGAAGCAGGTGCAGGGGGGGCTGTTGAAATTAAATTTGCCCATTATTTAGCTGAGTCTCATCCGGCTCATGATGCGGCCCTGGCTTTTGCAAAAGCAGTTAACGAGAGAACAGATGGTATTGTGACTGTTACTATTTTTCCCAATAGTATGCTTGGAAACTCGCAAGAACTGGTAGAACAGACAACGAACGGTGCCCTTGATTTGGTAATCCCTACGGAACCGGCAATAGCCAAATATGTGAAAAAATTCAACATGGTAGGAGCTCCTTTCGCTTTTAAGGATTATGCCGCGACAGATAAACTATTCGCCGGTGATTTTATCAAATGGGTTACCCCGGATCTTGAGGATGTAGGGTTAAAATATCTGGCACGTTGGGAATATGGTTTCCGGAATTATACGACATCGGTGCATCAGATTAATACTCCCGCGGATATGCAGGGACTAAAAATCCGGACTCCGCCGGATTTTGTAAATTCAGCGACGGTTAAAGCTTTAGGAGGAGTTTCTCAAACAATCGCATTTACGGAATTGCCGATGGCTTTGAAACAGGGGGTAGTAGACGGCCAGGAGAATCCTATCGCTACAATATTGACAAACAAAATGTATGAAACACAAAAATACTTGTCGATGGTCAATTATACGTATAATTCAACGCATCTGCTTATGAACATCGATAAATTCAAGAGTTTGTCAGCGAAACAGCAGAAGATTATTCTTGAAGAAGCTGAAAAAGCAGGGTTGGCAATGCAAAAAGCCGTACGAGAAAAAGAAGCCGATCAGATTAAAGAGCTTGAAGCGCAGGGTATGGAAGTTGCGTATCCGGATACAAAACCGTTTATCACTGCCGCAGCTCCTGTTTACGAAGAATTGAAAGCTCAGGTCGGAGAAGCGGACTTTGACTATTACATGGATTTGCTTGGAAAAAGCAGAAGATAG
- a CDS encoding IS110 family transposase, with protein sequence MNNYISFDSHKRYTIAAVEGKEDHQKRIYRIEHEWGKVKSFLSQYTPGGAVAVETIGNWYWIVDEIEEAGQIPLLVHAQKSKVMMGIINKTDKLDADGLNRLQRTGTLPTVWIPPGDLRDRRELYRQRMQYVQEKVRCKNRLHANLAKYGLGEGAWTDLFGKKGRQLLEERIEQLPRNTKEMSTGLLKHLEILEDSISCCEEAMKSEFGEHPLLKLLMSIPGVGFILGTIILSETGDLERFPSAQHYASYCGTTPRVKASGGKVRYGRLRKDCNHYLKWAFVEAANVMCLKQNAWKDRHTVQLYKRIKAKKGHGVAIGAVARHLSEAAYWIMKKKEPYKDPLLSVESRQG encoded by the coding sequence ATGAACAATTATATATCATTTGATAGCCACAAGCGATATACAATCGCTGCGGTTGAAGGAAAGGAAGACCACCAAAAGAGAATCTATAGGATTGAACATGAGTGGGGCAAAGTAAAGTCCTTCTTGAGTCAGTATACACCCGGCGGAGCTGTAGCTGTAGAAACGATAGGGAACTGGTACTGGATTGTCGATGAAATCGAAGAAGCAGGACAAATCCCCTTATTGGTCCACGCGCAGAAGTCCAAGGTCATGATGGGAATCATAAACAAGACCGACAAGTTGGATGCCGACGGACTCAATCGTCTCCAGAGAACAGGGACCTTGCCTACCGTATGGATACCTCCCGGCGACCTCCGTGACAGGAGGGAATTGTACCGGCAGCGGATGCAGTATGTTCAGGAAAAAGTGCGCTGTAAGAACCGACTTCATGCAAATCTGGCGAAATACGGACTTGGGGAAGGGGCGTGGACGGACCTGTTTGGGAAGAAGGGACGGCAATTGCTTGAAGAGAGGATAGAGCAATTACCACGGAACACAAAAGAGATGTCCACGGGGTTATTGAAACATCTGGAAATCCTTGAGGATTCAATCTCCTGCTGTGAAGAAGCGATGAAGAGTGAGTTCGGGGAACATCCACTGCTGAAACTACTGATGTCAATTCCTGGTGTAGGCTTTATTTTGGGTACTATCATCCTGAGTGAAACTGGAGATTTAGAGAGGTTTCCTTCTGCGCAACACTATGCTTCGTATTGCGGGACAACTCCGAGGGTCAAAGCCAGTGGAGGAAAAGTTCGGTATGGGAGGTTGCGGAAAGACTGTAATCATTATTTGAAATGGGCCTTTGTTGAAGCAGCTAATGTGATGTGTTTAAAACAGAATGCATGGAAGGACAGGCATACTGTCCAACTCTATAAAAGAATAAAGGCGAAAAAAGGTCATGGCGTGGCCATTGGAGCGGTTGCCCGGCACTTGTCGGAAGCAGCCTATTGGATTATGAAGAAGAAAGAGCCATATAAGGATCCATTACTGTCTGTTGAATCCAGGCAAGGTTAA
- a CDS encoding helix-turn-helix domain-containing protein translates to MCGGFRYDALSCSPLRFCQLQDSAGGVNPRTLSQRLSMLESEGIVAKQVFDERSLHTEYRLTPKGIDVLPIIRSMREWSAKYPTRQAKRRLASMT, encoded by the coding sequence TTGTGCGGCGGTTTCAGATATGATGCACTGTCATGCAGCCCACTTCGCTTCTGTCAGCTTCAGGATAGCGCAGGAGGGGTAAATCCGCGTACCTTGTCACAGCGACTCTCTATGCTTGAATCTGAAGGCATCGTCGCAAAGCAGGTCTTCGACGAACGCTCTCTCCATACTGAGTATCGACTTACGCCGAAGGGCATCGACGTACTGCCGATTATCCGCAGTATGCGGGAATGGAGTGCGAAATATCCGACACGGCAAGCCAAGAGACGACTTGCGTCGATGACCTGA